One Eriocheir sinensis breed Jianghai 21 chromosome 32, ASM2467909v1, whole genome shotgun sequence genomic region harbors:
- the LOC127006182 gene encoding uncharacterized protein LOC127006182 isoform X8, with product MIRSAASRAWRAWAAASTKANITTTTTGTSTIGINVDRRERLADSDKSTSSRPAGDEGLKWRFPADDRTQAMVAAVESGFCQNTVLTFNSKAPITPDLMEEALVHLYGKIESLRLCFRQRDGQLWVTDMPRQKLDFQVVNYTDLEHEHSEQHKVKFDLYNGPLWNARLMPCPPDAPCPLPEVKAAYPHQCHLLMSVHHAANDGMVVLLMSELLSQIIDSLLEGSPVDTRPVGELRDGVEAREEENRIREELEKDPERLMSAIRKHLASKHLPLLMEAYGVPNEANPTTTYLKTLLLDKQTVEKITAKARATGTTLNACFTAALNVSMMEVAREGGLEKDVYSISTWVPVDSRRLMKSCKNLPLGFHAIPFTQCTSTPRDVKKNFWQYVQHLDTELRGKVKRNYMCEQRVLEALLRPEGFTHEVKFSGLHIPDCDYLFSNLYSPNTTHQRGVGKNVQITAAGNYMSFHTGNTGVGQGVFPFRDQPRFQFAYSTGVLNRRVGERLLAKNVSVLHDVSNMVE from the exons ATGATTCGCTCAGCGGCGTCCAGGGCGTGGCGGGCGTGGGCCGCAGCCTCCACTAaggccaacatcaccaccaccaccaccgggacTTCCACCATCGGCATCAACGTGGATCGGCGGGAACGATTAGCCGACTCTGACAAGTCCACCTCCAGCAGGCCGGCAGG AGACGAGGGTCTCAAATGGCGGTTCCCCGCGGACGATAGGACACAGGCCATGGTGGCGGCTGTGGAGAGCGGCTTTTGTCAGAACACCGTCCTCACCTTCAACTCCAAGGCGCCCATCACCCCTGACCTGATGGAGGAGGCGCTCGTCCACCTCTACGG CAAGATCGAGTCACTCAGACTTTGCTTCCGGCAGCGGGACGGGCAGCTGTGGGTCACCGACATGCCGCGACAAAAACTAGATTTTCAG GTGGTGAACTACACGGACTTGGAGCACGAACACTCTGAACAGCATAAAGTAAAATTTGACCTCTACAATGGGCCGCTGTGGAATGCTCGGCTCATGCCATGTCCTCCAGATGCTCCCTGTCCTCTCCCTGAAGTGAAGGCAGCATATCCTCATCAGTGTCACCTCCTGATGTCCGTCCACCATGCTGCTAACGACGGAATGGTCGTACTACTGATGTCGGAGCTGCTGTCCCAAATCATCGACAGCCTCCTCGAGGGATCACCCGTGGACACCAGGCCTGTCGGGGAGCTCCGTGACGGCGTGGAGgccagagaagaggaaaataggattAGGGAAGAACTGGAAAAGGATCCTGAGAGACTTATGTCGGCCATCAGAAAACATCTAGCGAGCAAACATCTTCCTCTGCTCATGGAAGCTTATGGTGTCCCGAACGAAGCAAACCCAACTACGACGTATTTGAAGACTTTGCTCCTCGACAAGCAGACAGTGGAGAAGATCACTGCCAAGGCTCGCGCCACTGGCACCACCCTCAACGCCTGCTTCACTGCTGCCTTGAACGTGTCCATGATGGAGGTGGCGCGCGAGGGGGGTTTGGAAAAAGACGTCTACAGTATTTCCACATGGGTCCCCGTCGATTCTCGCCGACTCATGAAGAGCTGTAAGAATCTTCCCCTTGGCTTCCATGCCATACCCTTCACGCAGTGCACCTCAACGCCACGTGATGTGAAGAAAAACTTCTGGCAGTACGTGCAACACCTTGACACCGAGCTCCGTGGGAAGGTTAAAAGGAACTACATGTGTGAACAGAGGGTGCTGGAGGCGCTGCTCAGGCCGGAGGGATTTACGCACGAGGTTAAGTTTAGCGGTCTACATATCCCTGACTGTGACTATCTTTTCTCAAACCTCTACTCTCCCAATACCACTCACCAGCGAGGAGTTGGCAAGAATGTTCAAATAACAGCGGCGGGCAATTACATGAGCTTTCATACAGGGAACACTGGTGTAGGACAAGGTGTATTCCCGTTTCGTGACCAACCCCGCTTTCAGTTCGCTTACTCCACAGGAGTCTTGAACAGGAGAGTAGGTGAAAGATTGCTCGCGAAAAACGTCTCTGTGCTCCATGATGTCTCCAATATGGTGGAGTAA
- the LOC127006182 gene encoding uncharacterized protein LOC127006182 isoform X6 has protein sequence MTMIRSAASRAWRAWAAASTKANITTTTTGTSTIGINVDRRERLADSDKSTSSRPAGDEGLKWRFPADDRTQAMVAAVESGFCQNTVLTFNSKAPITPDLMEEALVHLYGKIESLRLCFRQRDGQLWVTDMPRQKLDFQVVNYTDLEHEHSEQHKVKFDLYNGPLWNARLMPCPPDAPCPLPEVKAAYPHQCHLLMSVHHAANDGMVVLLMSELLSQIIDSLLEGSPVDTRPVGELRDGVEAREEENRIREELEKDPERLMSAIRKHLASKHLPLLMEAYGVPNEANPTTTYLKTLLLDKQTVEKITAKARATGTTLNACFTAALNVSMMEVAREGGLEKDVYSISTWVPVDSRRLMKSCKNLPLGFHAIPFTQCTSTPRDVKKNFWQYVQHLDTELRGKVKRNYMCEQRVLEALLRPEGFTHEVKFSGLHIPDCDYLFSNLYSPNTTHQRGVGKNVQITAAGNYMSFHTGNTGVGQGVFPFRDQPRFQFAYSTGVLNRRVGERLLAKNVSVLHDVSNMVE, from the exons ATG ACCATGATTCGCTCAGCGGCGTCCAGGGCGTGGCGGGCGTGGGCCGCAGCCTCCACTAaggccaacatcaccaccaccaccaccgggacTTCCACCATCGGCATCAACGTGGATCGGCGGGAACGATTAGCCGACTCTGACAAGTCCACCTCCAGCAGGCCGGCAGG AGACGAGGGTCTCAAATGGCGGTTCCCCGCGGACGATAGGACACAGGCCATGGTGGCGGCTGTGGAGAGCGGCTTTTGTCAGAACACCGTCCTCACCTTCAACTCCAAGGCGCCCATCACCCCTGACCTGATGGAGGAGGCGCTCGTCCACCTCTACGG CAAGATCGAGTCACTCAGACTTTGCTTCCGGCAGCGGGACGGGCAGCTGTGGGTCACCGACATGCCGCGACAAAAACTAGATTTTCAG GTGGTGAACTACACGGACTTGGAGCACGAACACTCTGAACAGCATAAAGTAAAATTTGACCTCTACAATGGGCCGCTGTGGAATGCTCGGCTCATGCCATGTCCTCCAGATGCTCCCTGTCCTCTCCCTGAAGTGAAGGCAGCATATCCTCATCAGTGTCACCTCCTGATGTCCGTCCACCATGCTGCTAACGACGGAATGGTCGTACTACTGATGTCGGAGCTGCTGTCCCAAATCATCGACAGCCTCCTCGAGGGATCACCCGTGGACACCAGGCCTGTCGGGGAGCTCCGTGACGGCGTGGAGgccagagaagaggaaaataggattAGGGAAGAACTGGAAAAGGATCCTGAGAGACTTATGTCGGCCATCAGAAAACATCTAGCGAGCAAACATCTTCCTCTGCTCATGGAAGCTTATGGTGTCCCGAACGAAGCAAACCCAACTACGACGTATTTGAAGACTTTGCTCCTCGACAAGCAGACAGTGGAGAAGATCACTGCCAAGGCTCGCGCCACTGGCACCACCCTCAACGCCTGCTTCACTGCTGCCTTGAACGTGTCCATGATGGAGGTGGCGCGCGAGGGGGGTTTGGAAAAAGACGTCTACAGTATTTCCACATGGGTCCCCGTCGATTCTCGCCGACTCATGAAGAGCTGTAAGAATCTTCCCCTTGGCTTCCATGCCATACCCTTCACGCAGTGCACCTCAACGCCACGTGATGTGAAGAAAAACTTCTGGCAGTACGTGCAACACCTTGACACCGAGCTCCGTGGGAAGGTTAAAAGGAACTACATGTGTGAACAGAGGGTGCTGGAGGCGCTGCTCAGGCCGGAGGGATTTACGCACGAGGTTAAGTTTAGCGGTCTACATATCCCTGACTGTGACTATCTTTTCTCAAACCTCTACTCTCCCAATACCACTCACCAGCGAGGAGTTGGCAAGAATGTTCAAATAACAGCGGCGGGCAATTACATGAGCTTTCATACAGGGAACACTGGTGTAGGACAAGGTGTATTCCCGTTTCGTGACCAACCCCGCTTTCAGTTCGCTTACTCCACAGGAGTCTTGAACAGGAGAGTAGGTGAAAGATTGCTCGCGAAAAACGTCTCTGTGCTCCATGATGTCTCCAATATGGTGGAGTAA
- the LOC127006182 gene encoding uncharacterized protein LOC127006182 isoform X5 translates to MTMIRSAASRAWRAWAAASTKANITTTTTGTSTIGINVDRRERLADSDKSTSSRPAGDEGLKWRFPADDRTQAMVAAVESGFCQNTVLTFNSKAPITPDLMEEALVHLYGKIESLRLCFRQRDGQLWVTDMPRQKLDFQVVNYTDLEHEHSEQHKVKFDLYNGPLWNARLMPCPPDAPCPLPEVKAAYPHQCHLLMSVHHAANDGMVVLLMSELLSQIIDSLLEGSPVDTRPVGELRDGVEAREEENRIREELEKDPERLMSAIRKHLASKHLPLLMEAYGVPNEANPTTTYLKTLLLDKQTVEKITAKARATGTTLNACFTAALNVSMMEVAREGGLEKDVYSISTWVPVDSRRLMKSCKNLPLGFHAIPFTQCTSTPRDVKKNFWQYVQHLDTELRGKVKRNYMCEQRVLEALLRPEGFTHEVKFSGLHIPDCDYLFSNLYSPNTTHQRGVGKNVQITAAGNYMSFHTGNTGVGQGVFPFRDQPRFQFAYSTGVLNRRVGERLLAKNVSVLHDVSNMVE, encoded by the exons ACCATGATTCGCTCAGCGGCGTCCAGGGCGTGGCGGGCGTGGGCCGCAGCCTCCACTAaggccaacatcaccaccaccaccaccgggacTTCCACCATCGGCATCAACGTGGATCGGCGGGAACGATTAGCCGACTCTGACAAGTCCACCTCCAGCAGGCCGGCAGG AGACGAGGGTCTCAAATGGCGGTTCCCCGCGGACGATAGGACACAGGCCATGGTGGCGGCTGTGGAGAGCGGCTTTTGTCAGAACACCGTCCTCACCTTCAACTCCAAGGCGCCCATCACCCCTGACCTGATGGAGGAGGCGCTCGTCCACCTCTACGG CAAGATCGAGTCACTCAGACTTTGCTTCCGGCAGCGGGACGGGCAGCTGTGGGTCACCGACATGCCGCGACAAAAACTAGATTTTCAG GTGGTGAACTACACGGACTTGGAGCACGAACACTCTGAACAGCATAAAGTAAAATTTGACCTCTACAATGGGCCGCTGTGGAATGCTCGGCTCATGCCATGTCCTCCAGATGCTCCCTGTCCTCTCCCTGAAGTGAAGGCAGCATATCCTCATCAGTGTCACCTCCTGATGTCCGTCCACCATGCTGCTAACGACGGAATGGTCGTACTACTGATGTCGGAGCTGCTGTCCCAAATCATCGACAGCCTCCTCGAGGGATCACCCGTGGACACCAGGCCTGTCGGGGAGCTCCGTGACGGCGTGGAGgccagagaagaggaaaataggattAGGGAAGAACTGGAAAAGGATCCTGAGAGACTTATGTCGGCCATCAGAAAACATCTAGCGAGCAAACATCTTCCTCTGCTCATGGAAGCTTATGGTGTCCCGAACGAAGCAAACCCAACTACGACGTATTTGAAGACTTTGCTCCTCGACAAGCAGACAGTGGAGAAGATCACTGCCAAGGCTCGCGCCACTGGCACCACCCTCAACGCCTGCTTCACTGCTGCCTTGAACGTGTCCATGATGGAGGTGGCGCGCGAGGGGGGTTTGGAAAAAGACGTCTACAGTATTTCCACATGGGTCCCCGTCGATTCTCGCCGACTCATGAAGAGCTGTAAGAATCTTCCCCTTGGCTTCCATGCCATACCCTTCACGCAGTGCACCTCAACGCCACGTGATGTGAAGAAAAACTTCTGGCAGTACGTGCAACACCTTGACACCGAGCTCCGTGGGAAGGTTAAAAGGAACTACATGTGTGAACAGAGGGTGCTGGAGGCGCTGCTCAGGCCGGAGGGATTTACGCACGAGGTTAAGTTTAGCGGTCTACATATCCCTGACTGTGACTATCTTTTCTCAAACCTCTACTCTCCCAATACCACTCACCAGCGAGGAGTTGGCAAGAATGTTCAAATAACAGCGGCGGGCAATTACATGAGCTTTCATACAGGGAACACTGGTGTAGGACAAGGTGTATTCCCGTTTCGTGACCAACCCCGCTTTCAGTTCGCTTACTCCACAGGAGTCTTGAACAGGAGAGTAGGTGAAAGATTGCTCGCGAAAAACGTCTCTGTGCTCCATGATGTCTCCAATATGGTGGAGTAA